Proteins from a single region of Funiculus sociatus GB2-C1:
- a CDS encoding NAD(P)H-quinone oxidoreductase subunit F — protein MTEFLTQTSWWVPFYSLMGAVLTLPWSTGIIRRTGPRPAAYFNVLMTVLAFLHGTVVFRSTWNQEPIKLVFHWLQVVDLDLTFSVDISAVSVGAMELITGLSLLAQLFALGYMEKDWGLARFFALMGFFEGAMTGLAISDSLLLSYCLLEVLTLSTYLLVGFWYAQPLVITAARDAFLTKRVGDILLLMGVVALATLSGTLDFPDLYEWAETATLSPLTATLLGLALIAGPTGKCAQFPLHLWLDEAMEGPNPASILRNSVVVACGAYVLIKLQPVLILSPVASSALVVIGTVTAIGACLVAIAQIDIKRALSHSTSAYLGLVFIAVGTQWTGFALMLLFAHAIAKALLFMSIGCVILTTNSQNLTEMGGLWSRMPATTTAFVVGSAGLIGLLPLGGFWALRLGMDDFWTHQPWLVTVLLIVNGLTALNLTRVFRLIFLGEPQPKAKRAPEVPWTMAVPMVSLIVLTLLVPLMMQSLSLLPDWEYLNKPALLLVMISGLIGCSFGAVIYLPRNWSRSIRVPFRFLQDLFAYDFYIDRLYRLSVVFAVDRLSRLNAWIDRYVVDGLVNLVGVATIFSGQSLKYNVSGQSQFYLLTILLGLSGLTILMLWPILTLLSAEIF, from the coding sequence GCGCACAGGCCCCAGACCAGCGGCTTACTTTAATGTGTTAATGACTGTCTTGGCGTTTCTTCATGGCACAGTTGTCTTTAGATCCACCTGGAACCAAGAGCCGATAAAGTTAGTTTTCCACTGGCTGCAAGTTGTAGATTTAGACCTGACATTTTCCGTAGATATCTCAGCAGTGAGTGTTGGGGCAATGGAATTGATAACTGGTTTAAGTCTTTTAGCGCAACTGTTCGCTTTGGGATATATGGAGAAAGATTGGGGATTGGCTCGCTTCTTTGCCCTGATGGGATTTTTTGAAGGAGCGATGACTGGCTTGGCGATTAGCGATTCATTATTGCTTAGCTATTGCCTTTTGGAAGTCCTCACCCTTTCGACATATTTACTTGTGGGGTTCTGGTATGCACAGCCCTTGGTAATAACGGCAGCAAGAGATGCTTTTTTAACTAAGCGGGTGGGAGACATCTTGCTGCTGATGGGAGTGGTGGCGCTAGCGACTTTATCGGGAACCTTGGATTTTCCCGATTTGTATGAGTGGGCAGAAACTGCCACCTTGTCACCACTGACGGCAACTTTGTTAGGTTTGGCTTTGATTGCTGGCCCTACCGGAAAATGCGCCCAATTTCCGCTGCACCTTTGGCTGGATGAAGCGATGGAAGGGCCTAATCCAGCTTCCATCTTGCGGAACTCGGTGGTGGTAGCTTGCGGCGCATATGTGCTGATTAAACTCCAGCCTGTGTTAATTCTTTCGCCTGTGGCTTCAAGCGCATTGGTAGTAATTGGGACGGTAACAGCGATAGGTGCTTGTTTGGTAGCGATCGCTCAAATTGACATTAAACGCGCCTTGTCCCATTCCACCAGCGCTTACTTGGGTTTAGTATTTATCGCCGTCGGAACGCAATGGACGGGTTTCGCTTTGATGTTGTTATTTGCTCACGCGATCGCCAAAGCTCTCTTATTCATGAGCATTGGCTGTGTGATCTTGACAACTAACAGCCAAAACCTCACAGAAATGGGCGGTCTTTGGTCGCGGATGCCAGCTACCACCACCGCCTTTGTCGTCGGTAGCGCTGGATTAATTGGACTACTCCCACTGGGCGGATTTTGGGCATTGCGCCTGGGAATGGATGACTTTTGGACACACCAACCCTGGCTGGTGACAGTATTGCTGATAGTTAATGGCTTGACAGCATTAAATTTAACCCGCGTGTTTCGTCTGATTTTCTTGGGTGAACCCCAACCGAAGGCGAAAAGAGCGCCAGAAGTGCCTTGGACTATGGCTGTGCCAATGGTGAGTTTGATAGTGTTAACTCTCCTAGTACCATTGATGATGCAAAGCTTGTCACTGTTGCCTGATTGGGAGTACCTGAACAAACCAGCCCTATTGCTAGTGATGATATCTGGCTTAATCGGCTGTAGCTTCGGAGCAGTTATTTATCTGCCGAGAAATTGGTCTAGATCGATTCGGGTTCCCTTCCGATTTCTCCAAGACTTGTTCGCCTACGACTTTTACATCGACCGACTTTACCGCCTGAGTGTAGTTTTTGCTGTCGATCGGCTTTCCCGGTTAAATGCTTGGATTGATCGCTACGTGGTAGATGGACTGGTTAACCTGGTTGGTGTTGCTACCATTTTCAGCGGGCAAAGCTTGAAATACAACGTTTCCGGTCAGTCCCAGTTTTATTTACTAACTATCCTCCTGGGTTTAAGCGGTTTAACAATTCTGATGCTCTGGCCAATTTTAACTTTGTTAAGCGCTGAAATTTTTTAA
- a CDS encoding NADH-quinone oxidoreductase subunit M, with the protein MLSALIWLPVLGALIVGFWPQLTAQVARRVSLVVMGGVLIWSILLVSQFQPEDGLLQFSEFILWIDTLGLTYHLGVDGLSLPLLVLNSLLTLIALYSTDDSINRPRFYYSLILLLNAGVSGAFLAQDLLLFFLFYEVELIPLYLLIAIWGGEKRSYAATKFLIYTAVSGILLLASFFGLVLLSGGTTFEFEKLYALSLPLGTQLLLLSGILIGFGIKIPLVPFHTWLPDAHVEASTPVSVLLAGVLLKLGTYGLLRFGLGLFPQAWAYLAPWLATWAAVSVLYGAFTAIAQTDMKKMVAYSSIAHMGYILLAAAAATPVSILAAVFQMISHGLISALLFLLVGVVYKKTGSRDLDVLKGLLNPERGLPLIGSLMVLGVMASSGIPGMVGFISEFLVFRGSFPVFPVQTLLCMVGTGLTAVYFLLLVNRTFFGRLSERVMNLPPVEWSDRYPSIFLAILIVILGISPNWVARWSETTTTAMITRPAIAQISSVNSH; encoded by the coding sequence ATGCTTAGTGCTTTAATTTGGTTGCCTGTATTAGGCGCTCTCATAGTTGGGTTTTGGCCCCAGCTCACCGCCCAAGTTGCCCGTCGAGTGTCGTTGGTGGTTATGGGTGGCGTTTTAATTTGGTCTATTCTACTGGTGAGTCAGTTTCAACCAGAGGATGGACTCCTACAGTTTTCTGAGTTCATTCTTTGGATTGATACATTAGGTTTGACCTATCATCTTGGTGTGGATGGTTTGTCTTTGCCTTTACTGGTTTTAAATAGTCTTTTAACACTAATTGCCCTCTACAGCACTGATGATTCTATCAACAGACCACGGTTTTATTACTCTTTGATTTTGCTTTTAAATGCCGGAGTTTCAGGGGCATTTTTGGCGCAGGATTTGCTGCTGTTTTTCCTGTTTTATGAGGTGGAACTGATTCCGCTGTATCTGTTGATTGCTATTTGGGGAGGAGAAAAGCGCAGCTACGCAGCAACAAAATTTCTGATTTATACCGCAGTTTCGGGAATTTTGCTCCTCGCATCTTTCTTTGGGCTGGTTTTGCTCAGCGGGGGAACTACATTTGAGTTTGAAAAATTGTATGCCTTGTCCTTACCTTTAGGCACACAACTACTACTGCTGTCTGGAATTTTGATAGGCTTTGGTATTAAGATACCTTTAGTGCCATTCCATACGTGGTTGCCAGATGCCCACGTAGAAGCATCAACCCCAGTTTCAGTGCTGTTAGCGGGAGTGCTGTTGAAGTTGGGAACATACGGGTTGCTACGTTTTGGCTTAGGGTTGTTCCCCCAGGCTTGGGCGTATCTGGCTCCCTGGCTGGCTACTTGGGCGGCGGTGAGCGTACTGTATGGTGCCTTCACAGCGATCGCGCAAACAGATATGAAAAAAATGGTCGCCTATAGCTCAATCGCTCATATGGGCTACATTCTTTTAGCAGCAGCAGCAGCAACTCCCGTAAGCATTTTGGCAGCTGTCTTCCAAATGATCAGCCACGGCTTAATTTCCGCACTGCTGTTTCTCCTTGTCGGTGTCGTTTACAAAAAAACTGGCAGCCGCGATTTAGATGTCCTCAAAGGTTTACTCAACCCAGAACGCGGCTTGCCCCTAATTGGTAGTCTAATGGTATTGGGGGTGATGGCTAGCTCTGGTATTCCCGGTATGGTGGGCTTTATTTCCGAATTTTTGGTATTTCGGGGCAGTTTTCCAGTATTTCCCGTTCAAACCCTGTTGTGCATGGTGGGTACAGGTTTAACAGCAGTGTACTTCTTGCTGCTGGTTAACCGCACCTTCTTTGGACGCCTTTCCGAACGAGTGATGAATTTGCCACCAGTAGAGTGGAGCGATCGCTATCCGTCTATATTTTTAGCTATCCTGATCGTCATTCTGGGAATCTCTCCCAACTGGGTAGCGCGTTGGAGTGAAACCACGACAACAGCAATGATTACACGACCAGCGATCGCGCAAATTTCTTCTGTTAATAGTCATTAG
- a CDS encoding CO2 hydration protein, with product MIGTTLKSSNHPLAEYINRLMNGGALLPDTPENVMEVVGILKSYGIVLDAYSKNLIYIAEHQFLVLFPFFKYFNGDISLKKLLRHWWHDRINYEYAEYCMRGMLWHGGGGLDTYLDSPEFKARIEPAIQAAIKHNFLIQGLNSLFPEFLPEQVRTLTYYSGLGQFWRVMSDMFIELSDRYDSGEIKSIPDVVEHIRAGLVAAANLPITYAVPIKGQVYEIIPKEVGLTFLADTAIPYVEAIFFRGTPFQGTVSFNAQAQQISPDQSRFDYGALYADPLPIGGAGIPPTLLMQDMRHFLPDYMHDIYRRSRRGEDDLRVQICISFQKSMFCVTTATMFGLAPYPIDSTDKDQQQANRAYFANWMDRFLNSRLTDVNN from the coding sequence ATGATCGGCACCACATTAAAATCTTCAAATCACCCTCTGGCAGAGTACATTAACCGACTAATGAATGGGGGTGCCTTACTACCCGACACACCAGAAAATGTGATGGAAGTTGTAGGGATTCTCAAAAGTTATGGAATAGTTTTAGATGCTTATTCTAAAAATCTCATCTACATCGCTGAACATCAATTTTTAGTGCTTTTTCCCTTTTTTAAATACTTCAATGGCGACATTTCTCTAAAAAAATTGCTGCGCCACTGGTGGCACGACCGGATTAATTATGAGTACGCTGAATACTGCATGAGGGGAATGCTGTGGCACGGTGGCGGCGGTTTAGATACTTACCTGGATTCTCCAGAATTTAAAGCCCGAATAGAGCCCGCAATCCAAGCAGCAATTAAACACAACTTCCTTATCCAAGGACTCAATAGCCTATTTCCAGAATTCTTGCCAGAACAGGTGCGAACCTTGACTTATTACAGTGGGCTGGGGCAATTCTGGCGGGTGATGAGCGATATGTTTATCGAGTTATCTGACAGATACGATAGCGGAGAAATTAAATCAATTCCCGACGTGGTAGAACATATCCGCGCCGGATTAGTTGCAGCTGCTAACTTGCCGATTACATATGCCGTGCCAATTAAAGGACAGGTGTATGAAATAATTCCCAAAGAAGTCGGTTTAACTTTTCTAGCAGATACAGCAATACCCTACGTAGAAGCGATTTTCTTCCGGGGAACGCCTTTTCAAGGTACAGTTTCTTTTAATGCTCAGGCACAGCAAATTTCCCCAGACCAAAGTAGATTTGATTATGGCGCTTTGTATGCCGATCCGTTACCGATTGGCGGTGCTGGAATTCCACCAACTTTGCTGATGCAAGATATGCGGCACTTCTTGCCAGACTATATGCATGATATCTACCGCCGCAGCCGTCGAGGAGAAGATGATTTGCGGGTACAAATTTGCATCAGTTTTCAAAAGTCAATGTTCTGCGTAACAACCGCTACCATGTTTGGATTGGCACCCTACCCTATCGATTCCACTGATAAAGATCAGCAGCAAGCAAATCGGGCTTATTTTGCAAATTGGATGGATCGATTCCTCAACTCTCGCTTGACTGATGTTAATAACTAG